Proteins encoded by one window of Bradyrhizobium sp. B097:
- a CDS encoding DUF2735 domain-containing protein — MITTGQNQGSATIYQFPAGGRAALGGRRYGEMRTGRELAAEVATSACSESWYHQAAIDDAKPSRDH; from the coding sequence ATGATTACGACGGGCCAAAATCAGGGATCGGCAACGATCTACCAATTCCCGGCTGGGGGCCGCGCGGCTCTCGGCGGACGCCGCTACGGCGAGATGCGGACGGGACGCGAGCTGGCCGCTGAGGTCGCGACCTCGGCCTGCAGCGAGAGCTGGTACCATCAGGCGGCCATCGACGATGCCAAACCGAGCCGCGATCACTGA
- a CDS encoding MliC family protein, with protein MTYRGGAILVGAILFEIFGSWGAPAQSTFRNYHCADGTQFIAAFFNGDTRAHLQLDGKAVTLTKLLSLTGARYKGGGVTLEITRAGLTRLRHAKRPVTACELA; from the coding sequence ATGACTTATCGCGGAGGCGCCATTCTCGTCGGCGCAATTCTTTTCGAGATTTTTGGTTCCTGGGGAGCGCCGGCGCAATCCACCTTCCGGAATTATCACTGTGCCGATGGCACGCAGTTCATTGCCGCGTTCTTCAACGGGGACACCCGCGCGCATCTGCAACTCGACGGCAAGGCGGTGACACTGACGAAGCTGCTGTCGCTGACGGGCGCGCGCTACAAGGGCGGTGGTGTCACGCTCGAGATTACCCGGGCCGGATTGACCAGGCTCCGGCACGCCAAGCGGCCGGTGACGGCCTGCGAGCTGGCATGA
- a CDS encoding tyrosine-protein phosphatase encodes MSEAPARHLNLAGASNFRDLGGYQTRDGRTVRWRQIFRSNHLAHLTEQDVTVVRGLGVKSAFDFRGVAERAEALCSMSDVTVHSLPVEPTVVASLRAIASKRQLLEADAIDVMRDSYRGYVQDNTPRYRTLFAHLLENRAPLVIHCTAGKDRTGFACALILQALGVSDQVIADDYLLTNQFYKRDPAHSTELPDDVKQVLGTVRAAFLEAAFEAIDADYGGLDGYFREGLGLGQAEREALEGRYLQA; translated from the coding sequence ATGTCAGAAGCCCCTGCCCGTCACCTCAATCTCGCCGGCGCCAGCAATTTTCGCGACCTTGGCGGCTACCAGACGCGTGACGGCCGCACGGTGCGCTGGCGGCAGATCTTTCGCTCCAACCATCTGGCGCATCTCACCGAGCAGGACGTCACCGTGGTGCGCGGCCTCGGCGTCAAGAGCGCATTCGACTTTCGCGGTGTTGCCGAGCGCGCCGAGGCGCTGTGCAGCATGAGCGACGTGACCGTGCATTCACTGCCGGTCGAGCCGACGGTGGTTGCTTCGCTGCGGGCGATCGCCAGCAAACGTCAACTCCTGGAAGCCGATGCGATCGACGTGATGCGGGATTCCTACCGCGGCTATGTCCAGGACAACACCCCGCGCTATCGCACGCTGTTCGCTCATCTGCTCGAGAACCGCGCGCCGCTGGTGATCCACTGCACCGCGGGCAAGGACCGCACCGGCTTTGCCTGCGCGCTGATCCTGCAGGCGCTCGGCGTGTCCGATCAGGTGATCGCGGACGATTATCTCCTGACCAACCAGTTCTACAAGCGCGACCCGGCCCACAGCACCGAGCTGCCCGATGACGTCAAGCAGGTGCTCGGCACCGTACGCGCGGCGTTTCTGGAGGCGGCGTTCGAGGCGATCGATGCCGACTATGGCGGCCTCGACGGCTATTTCCGCGAAGGCCTCGGGCTCGGCCAGGCCGAGCGCGAGGCGCTTGAAGGCCGCTATCTACAGGCCTGA
- a CDS encoding SGNH/GDSL hydrolase family protein, with protein MPTPRACETHLELVKFSYGLPHLAQALKRDRKVKIVALGSSSTAGADKILPFPPRLEILWRSQKQSFGRMIDIINRGIGGQEAPEEFSRIESDVIAEAPVMVIWQVGTNAVYRNYNFDQVQATFEAGLDVLAGLPLDVVVIDSQYTQAIIGAPDVLKLANQFMPMIADVAASRKVNLFRRFALMKQWVDAGIPLSELDDGAQEHLHTSEWATDCVTQALLGAINDAVARSASTSS; from the coding sequence ATGCCGACACCGAGGGCCTGCGAAACCCATCTCGAACTGGTCAAGTTCAGCTACGGATTGCCGCATCTTGCGCAGGCGCTCAAGCGCGACCGGAAGGTCAAGATTGTTGCCCTCGGATCATCATCGACCGCGGGAGCCGATAAAATTCTCCCATTTCCACCACGGCTGGAGATCTTATGGCGAAGCCAGAAGCAGTCCTTCGGCCGGATGATCGACATCATCAACCGAGGGATCGGCGGGCAAGAGGCGCCGGAAGAATTCTCGCGCATCGAGTCCGATGTCATCGCTGAAGCACCGGTGATGGTGATTTGGCAGGTTGGCACCAACGCCGTGTACAGGAACTACAACTTCGATCAGGTGCAAGCGACATTCGAGGCAGGACTCGATGTGCTTGCCGGGCTGCCGCTGGACGTCGTGGTGATCGATTCGCAATACACCCAGGCAATCATCGGCGCGCCGGACGTGCTCAAGCTCGCCAACCAGTTCATGCCAATGATCGCCGACGTCGCTGCAAGCAGGAAAGTCAACCTGTTCCGCCGCTTTGCGCTGATGAAGCAATGGGTCGATGCCGGAATTCCGCTCTCCGAACTCGACGATGGTGCGCAAGAGCATCTCCATACGAGCGAGTGGGCAACCGATTGTGTCACTCAAGCGTTGCTCGGTGCGATCAACGATGCGGTGGCACGCAGCGCGAGCACGTCGTCCTGA
- the fabG gene encoding 3-oxoacyl-ACP reductase FabG gives MNGKAIVITGALGALGKVVAEEALARGARVAGIDHAASQLAATADRIELGGVDLTDTAQATAAIDKAAAHFGRLDGLINIAGGFTFEAVSDGDPATWQRMYAMNVMTAFNTSHAAIPHLTKSGAGRIINIGALGALQAASGMGPYAASKAGVHRLTESLAAELKGKVTVNAVLPSIIDTAANRAAMPKADISKWVTPKELADVILFLASDAASAVTGALLPVNGRV, from the coding sequence ATGAACGGAAAAGCCATCGTCATCACCGGCGCGCTTGGCGCGCTCGGCAAGGTGGTCGCCGAAGAAGCCCTGGCGCGCGGCGCGCGCGTTGCCGGCATCGATCATGCGGCCTCGCAGCTGGCCGCGACGGCCGATCGTATCGAGCTCGGCGGCGTCGACCTCACCGACACCGCGCAGGCGACGGCTGCGATCGACAAGGCCGCGGCGCATTTCGGCCGGCTCGACGGGCTGATCAACATCGCAGGCGGCTTTACCTTCGAGGCGGTGAGCGACGGCGATCCCGCGACATGGCAGCGCATGTACGCGATGAACGTGATGACCGCCTTCAACACGTCGCATGCCGCGATTCCGCATCTCACCAAATCCGGCGCCGGGCGGATCATCAATATCGGCGCGCTCGGGGCGCTGCAGGCGGCGTCCGGGATGGGTCCATATGCGGCGTCAAAGGCCGGCGTGCACCGCCTCACCGAGTCGCTCGCCGCGGAGCTCAAGGGCAAGGTCACGGTCAACGCCGTCCTGCCCTCGATCATCGACACCGCCGCCAATCGCGCCGCGATGCCGAAGGCCGACATCTCGAAATGGGTGACGCCAAAGGAACTCGCCGACGTGATCCTGTTCCTCGCCAGCGACGCCGCAAGCGCCGTCACCGGCGCACTGCTGCCGGTGAATGGGCGGGTTTAG
- a CDS encoding DUF2161 family putative PD-(D/E)XK-type phosphodiesterase: METALYLPVKRFLEKLGFTVKGEIGGCDLVALSGGDPPVVVIGELKLAFNLELILQAVDRAAAADEVWIAAKVSARGKGRESDARYRNLCRRLGFGMLGVTDRGDVEVLVPPPTAAPRRNPKKRSRLITEHRKRKGDPAMGGSTRAPIMTAYRQQALACACALSDGPRRVRDLRAEIPDAGKILQHNVYGWFDRAERGIYVLTDAGRAALKRWPQQPINASGVEAAP, encoded by the coding sequence TTGGAAACCGCGCTTTATCTGCCCGTCAAACGCTTCCTCGAAAAGCTCGGCTTCACGGTGAAGGGCGAGATCGGCGGCTGCGACCTCGTGGCGCTGAGCGGCGGCGATCCGCCTGTCGTCGTGATCGGCGAACTGAAGCTCGCCTTCAATCTCGAACTGATCCTGCAGGCGGTCGATCGCGCCGCCGCCGCCGATGAGGTGTGGATCGCGGCCAAGGTTTCGGCCCGCGGCAAGGGCCGCGAAAGCGACGCGCGCTATCGCAATCTGTGCCGGCGGCTCGGCTTCGGCATGCTCGGCGTCACCGACCGCGGCGACGTCGAGGTGCTGGTGCCGCCGCCGACTGCGGCACCGCGCCGCAATCCGAAGAAGCGCTCGCGCCTGATCACCGAGCACCGGAAGCGCAAGGGCGATCCAGCCATGGGCGGATCGACGCGCGCGCCGATCATGACCGCCTACCGGCAGCAGGCGCTGGCCTGCGCCTGTGCGCTGTCGGATGGGCCTCGGCGGGTGCGCGACCTCCGCGCCGAGATTCCCGACGCCGGCAAGATCCTGCAGCATAATGTCTACGGCTGGTTCGATCGCGCCGAGCGCGGCATCTATGTGCTGACCGATGCCGGCCGTGCCGCGCTGAAGCGCTGGCCGCAGCAACCGATCAATGCGTCAGGGGTGGAAGCCGCCCCGTAA
- a CDS encoding putative quinol monooxygenase, with protein sequence MIVVTGSVTARPDSFDEVRRLSLEHVQRSRTEPGCISHSVQVDCENPLRLVFFEQWADRAALAAHFAVPASRDFVRSLQSLAAAATTIELYDAHKIERL encoded by the coding sequence ATGATCGTCGTCACCGGCAGCGTCACCGCCCGCCCCGACTCGTTCGACGAGGTGCGGCGGTTGAGCCTCGAGCATGTCCAGCGCTCGCGCACCGAGCCCGGCTGCATCTCGCATTCGGTCCAGGTCGACTGCGAGAATCCGCTCAGGCTGGTGTTTTTCGAGCAATGGGCCGACCGCGCCGCGCTGGCGGCGCATTTCGCGGTCCCCGCCTCGCGCGATTTCGTCCGCTCCCTGCAATCTCTTGCGGCCGCTGCGACCACCATCGAACTTTATGACGCTCACAAGATTGAGAGACTCTAG
- a CDS encoding GNAT family N-acetyltransferase, which translates to MNYDSIRPTSAKGTVRTLSQQEELPLLRDHLLRLDRTSRHDRFHGFIDDSFIRRYAERCANDGTVIIAYFEDGVVRGAAELHPPEQSPDAQPEIAFSVERSVRRKGVGSTLFRKLIAEAHAKGYGSLRITTGAQNDAMRALATKFGAQLTFRHGESTGSIDLTEQNQGEPAPAAAPVTPVEAARAIVDMNRAYWRMVMQMSGWGRAA; encoded by the coding sequence ATGAACTATGATTCTATCCGTCCGACGTCCGCCAAGGGCACCGTCCGGACGTTGAGCCAGCAGGAGGAGCTTCCTCTGCTGCGCGATCACCTGTTGCGACTGGACCGTACCAGCCGCCACGATCGTTTTCATGGCTTCATCGACGACAGTTTCATCCGCCGCTATGCCGAGCGTTGCGCCAACGACGGCACGGTCATCATCGCCTATTTCGAGGATGGCGTGGTCCGCGGCGCGGCCGAGCTGCATCCGCCGGAGCAGTCACCGGATGCGCAGCCGGAAATCGCCTTCAGTGTGGAGCGGTCGGTGCGGCGCAAGGGCGTCGGCAGCACCCTGTTCCGCAAGCTGATCGCCGAGGCGCATGCCAAGGGCTACGGCAGCCTGCGCATCACCACGGGCGCGCAGAACGATGCGATGCGTGCGCTCGCCACCAAGTTCGGTGCGCAGCTGACCTTCCGTCACGGTGAGTCCACCGGCAGCATCGACCTGACCGAGCAGAACCAGGGCGAACCGGCGCCGGCCGCTGCACCGGTTACGCCGGTCGAGGCCGCGCGCGCGATCGTCGACATGAACCGCGCCTATTGGCGAATGGTAATGCAGATGTCCGGCTGGGGCCGCGCCGCCTGA